One Bos indicus isolate NIAB-ARS_2022 breed Sahiwal x Tharparkar chromosome 22, NIAB-ARS_B.indTharparkar_mat_pri_1.0, whole genome shotgun sequence DNA window includes the following coding sequences:
- the CHCHD4 gene encoding mitochondrial intermembrane space import and assembly protein 40 isoform X1 — MAYCRQEGKDRIIFVTKEDHETPSNAELVADDPNDPYEEHGLILPNGDINWNCPCLGGMASGPCGEQFKAAFSCFHYSKEDVKGSDCVDQFRAMQECMQKYPDLYPQEEEEEEEEQPADPLPEAASEASATKEAAASS, encoded by the exons ATGGCCTACTGCCGGCAGGAAG GGAAGGATCGAATCATATTTGTGACCAAAGAAGACCATGAGACTCCAAGCAACGCAGAGCTGGTGGCCGACGACCCCAATGATCCATACGAGGAGCATG GACTGATCCTGCCAAACGGAGACATCAACTGGAACTGCCCGTGCCTTGGGGGGATGGCCAGTGGCCCGTGCGGAGAACAGTTCAAGGCGGCCTTTTCCTGCTTCCACTACAGCAAGGAGGATGTCAAGGGGTCGGACTGTGTGGACCAGTTCCGGGCCATGCAGGAGTGCATGCAGAAGTACCCAGACCTGTacccccaggaggaggaggaggaggaggaggagcagccagCAGACCCCTTACCGGAAGCTGCCTCCGAGGCCAGCGCAACCAAAGAGGCGGCGGCGTCGAGCTAA
- the CHCHD4 gene encoding mitochondrial intermembrane space import and assembly protein 40 isoform X2: protein MSGKDRIIFVTKEDHETPSNAELVADDPNDPYEEHGLILPNGDINWNCPCLGGMASGPCGEQFKAAFSCFHYSKEDVKGSDCVDQFRAMQECMQKYPDLYPQEEEEEEEEQPADPLPEAASEASATKEAAASS from the exons ATGTCag GGAAGGATCGAATCATATTTGTGACCAAAGAAGACCATGAGACTCCAAGCAACGCAGAGCTGGTGGCCGACGACCCCAATGATCCATACGAGGAGCATG GACTGATCCTGCCAAACGGAGACATCAACTGGAACTGCCCGTGCCTTGGGGGGATGGCCAGTGGCCCGTGCGGAGAACAGTTCAAGGCGGCCTTTTCCTGCTTCCACTACAGCAAGGAGGATGTCAAGGGGTCGGACTGTGTGGACCAGTTCCGGGCCATGCAGGAGTGCATGCAGAAGTACCCAGACCTGTacccccaggaggaggaggaggaggaggaggagcagccagCAGACCCCTTACCGGAAGCTGCCTCCGAGGCCAGCGCAACCAAAGAGGCGGCGGCGTCGAGCTAA
- the LOC109575911 gene encoding vomeronasal type-1 receptor 90: MNKNRLSSFIDIRNAFFSEVAIGILANTILLLFHAHNFLLEHRPKSTDLTMGHLALIHIVMLLTVAFMATDTFGSQKTWDDIQCKLVVHLYSSMRGLSICATCLLSVLRAITLSPRNSRLAKFKPHSSHHNLYCTLFLWVFNMFISGYFLVSTVATPSVTSAHLLRVTESCSLCPVIHFLRYVHFVLRTFQDVCLLGLMALSSGYMVTLLYRHKRQTQHLQSTKLSPKAPPEERATQTILLLMSFFVVMYFLDITVSWFSRKLWDIDSVHMCVQMLVGNGYASISPLVLISAEKQIIKVLKYIW; encoded by the coding sequence atgaataaaaatagaCTTTCCAGTTTCATTGACATAAGAAATGCCTTTTTCTCCGAAGTTGCCATTGGGATCTTGGCCAACACCATCCTTCTTCTCTTCCATGCCCACAACTTCCTTCTTGAGCACAGACCCAAGTCCACTGACCTGACCATGGGTCACTTGGCCCTAATCCACATAGTCATGCTACTAACCGTGGCATTTATGGCTACAGACACCTTTGGGTCTCAGAAAACCTGGGATGACATCCAATGTAAGTTGGTTGTCCACCTGTACAGTTCGATGAGGGGCCTCTCCATTTGCGCCACCTGCCTGCTGAGTGTCCTCCGGGCCATCACCCTCAGCCCCAGAAACTCCCGTCTGGCAAAGTTCAAACCTCACTCATCCCATCACAACCTGTACTGCACTCTCTTCCTGTGGGTCTTCAACATGTTCATCAGTGGTTACTTCTTAGTGTCCACTGTCGCCACCCCCAGTGTGACCTCAGCCCATCTTCTACGTGTCACTGAATCCTGCTCACTTTGCCCCGTGATTCACTTCCTTAGGTACGTACACTTTGTACTGAGGACCTTCCAAGACGTCTGCTTGTTGGGGCTCATGGCCCTCTCAAGTGGATACATGGTGACTCTCTTGTACAGGCATAAGAGGCAGACCCAGCATCTTCAGAGCACCAAGCTTTCTCCAAAAGCACCCCCAGAAGAAAGGGCCACTCAGACCATTCTGTTGCTCATGAGTTTCTTTGTGGTCATGTACTTTTTGGACATAACTGTCTCTTGGTTCTCAAGAAAGTTGTGGGATATTGACTCTGTGCATATGTGTGTCCAGATGCTCGTGGGAAACGGCTAtgctagcatcagtcctttggtgCTAATCAGTgctgaaaaacaaataatcaaGGTCTTAAAATACATATGGTGA